A part of Streptococcus porcinus genomic DNA contains:
- a CDS encoding class I SAM-dependent methyltransferase — protein MSKMYYDENPDSQHDIHKLGVKLLGQEFTFFSDSGVFSKKMIDFGSQVLLNSLSFGTGESLLDVGCGYGPLGIALAKTQGVSATLIDINNRAIELAKKNATYNEVEVTIYQSNIYENVTGQFDHIISNPPIRAGKKVVHEIIEKAFDFLHSNGDLTIVIQKKQGAPSAKEKMELIFGNVEIVKKVKGYYILRSIKE, from the coding sequence ATGTCGAAAATGTATTATGATGAAAATCCAGATAGTCAACATGACATTCATAAATTAGGTGTTAAACTCTTAGGTCAAGAGTTCACTTTTTTTTCAGATTCTGGTGTTTTTTCAAAAAAAATGATTGATTTTGGAAGTCAAGTTCTTCTCAATAGCCTATCCTTTGGAACGGGAGAAAGTTTACTTGATGTGGGATGTGGTTATGGTCCCTTAGGAATTGCTCTTGCCAAGACTCAAGGAGTTAGTGCGACACTAATTGATATTAATAACCGAGCTATTGAGCTTGCAAAGAAAAATGCAACCTATAATGAAGTTGAGGTGACGATATACCAATCAAATATTTATGAAAATGTTACCGGACAGTTTGATCATATCATCAGTAATCCCCCTATTCGAGCAGGTAAAAAAGTTGTGCATGAAATTATCGAAAAAGCCTTCGATTTTCTTCACTCAAATGGTGACCTGACAATTGTCATTCAGAAAAAACAAGGGGCACCAAGTGCTAAAGAAAAAATGGAATTAATCTTTGGCAACGTAGAGATTGTAAAAAAAGTAAAAGGCTATTATATTTTAAGGAGTATTAAAGAATGA